A stretch of Aureispira sp. CCB-E DNA encodes these proteins:
- a CDS encoding MotA/TolQ/ExbB proton channel family protein: MFSNLFFLFQTPPTDTTGLEPTVQAFSLIGVVAKGGAIGITIAIILLFLSVIAIYILIERYLTIKRAGEVDDNFMKEIGSFVQNGDIQSAINKCNVTDTPVARLVSKGLQRIGKPLEDINTAVQNVGNLEIYKLEKRLSLLATISGAAPMIGFLGTVTGMILSFMNMAGGDVSTESLAGGIYQALVTTAFGLVVGIIAFIGYNTLIAQMDRVVFKMEAATVEFLDLLQEPARH; encoded by the coding sequence ATGTTTTCGAATCTATTTTTCTTGTTTCAAACACCACCAACAGATACAACTGGTTTAGAACCAACTGTACAAGCATTTTCTTTAATTGGAGTAGTTGCCAAAGGTGGTGCTATTGGTATCACTATCGCTATTATTCTTTTGTTCTTATCTGTTATAGCTATCTACATTTTAATTGAGCGTTATTTGACCATCAAGCGCGCTGGAGAAGTAGATGATAATTTCATGAAGGAGATTGGAAGTTTTGTACAAAATGGTGACATTCAGTCGGCAATCAACAAATGCAATGTAACAGACACACCTGTTGCCAGATTAGTTTCTAAAGGGTTACAACGCATTGGAAAACCATTAGAAGATATCAATACAGCTGTACAAAATGTTGGTAATTTGGAAATTTACAAACTAGAAAAGCGATTGTCTTTATTAGCAACCATCTCAGGAGCTGCTCCTATGATTGGGTTCTTGGGTACGGTGACTGGTATGATCTTGTCTTTTATGAATATGGCTGGTGGTGATGTTAGTACGGAATCGTTGGCTGGTGGTATTTACCAAGCCTTGGTAACAACAGCATTTGGTTTGGTGGTAGGTATTATTGCCTTTATTGGTTATAATACATTGATTGCTCAAATGGATCGAGTTGTATTTAAAATGGAAGCGGCTACCGTAGAATTCCTAGACTTATTACAAGAGCCTGCTAGACACTAA
- a CDS encoding biopolymer transporter ExbD, with protein sequence MGLKKRNKFNAEFNMSSLTDIIFLLLIFFMLTSSLTSPNSQNLDRPKSSSKTPSPQNVALSITPEGKFFVDADEVPESQLEQKLLEAINKERRKNREKNIQTEVTVVLNVEMTETTGTIVEYMKLSNKLGVRLILATEPGDE encoded by the coding sequence ATGGGATTAAAAAAGAGAAATAAATTCAATGCAGAATTTAATATGTCGTCTTTGACGGATATTATCTTTTTGTTATTGATTTTCTTTATGTTAACTTCAAGCTTGACCAGTCCTAATAGTCAGAACTTGGACCGACCAAAATCTAGTAGTAAAACGCCTTCTCCTCAAAACGTTGCGCTTTCGATTACACCAGAAGGCAAATTTTTTGTAGATGCAGATGAGGTTCCTGAGTCTCAACTAGAACAAAAATTGCTTGAAGCAATTAATAAAGAAAGAAGAAAAAATCGAGAAAAAAATATCCAAACTGAAGTAACGGTTGTTTTAAATGTAGAAATGACTGAAACAACAGGAACTATCGTTGAATATATGAAGCTTAGCAACAAACTAGGTGTGCGCCTTATTTTGGCAACAGAACCAGGAGATGAATAA
- a CDS encoding biopolymer transporter ExbD codes for MGLKKRTKVSAEFNMSSLTDIIFLLLIFFMLTSSLVSPTAINLKLPNSSTDAKRDTKKVEGPIKLDINKRKEYTINGKRLAEKAVRGKLTSIVNNDRRQPEDITIILSIDENVDAQTLVTNVDLINDLGIKMILATKLSK; via the coding sequence ATGGGATTAAAAAAAAGAACAAAAGTATCTGCAGAGTTTAATATGTCGTCTTTGACGGATATTATCTTTTTGCTGTTAATCTTTTTTATGTTAACATCTAGTTTGGTAAGTCCAACCGCAATTAATTTAAAATTGCCTAACTCTAGTACCGATGCTAAACGCGATACTAAAAAAGTAGAAGGACCAATCAAATTAGACATTAATAAACGTAAAGAATACACAATTAATGGTAAACGCTTGGCAGAAAAAGCCGTCCGAGGAAAATTAACGTCTATCGTAAACAATGATCGAAGACAACCAGAGGACATTACAATCATTTTATCTATTGATGAAAATGTAGATGCTCAAACATTGGTAACTAATGTAGATTTAATCAACGATTTAGGTATTAAAATGATTTTGGCAACAAAACTTTCTAAATAA
- a CDS encoding HAMP domain-containing sensor histidine kinase translates to MVLKRLKGADILFYLVITYVMVAGSWWSYLLYIKNSDALNAKKEVLWLQMKEQGITDRQVYLESAEYTRLIEQYGRQKWMIFGESSVLLILIVLGIWRIAKSRQKELALAEQQRNFLLSITHELKSPIAVIKLTLDTFNKRTLTAEQSKMLTTNALADTDRLNKLVEDLLLAARVDGGYQYTFESLDLGLLLQKCIKIAAPKYSGTIEFNNNVGDATLNRGDQTTLSSVFLNIIENAIKYAPNTSKIIISLMQNKENTYCVEISDFGPGISKLERENIFEKFYRIGNEDTRKTKGTGLGLYIVKQIVKAHKGNVSIKSNQPTGSIFTISLPKA, encoded by the coding sequence ATGGTTTTAAAAAGGTTAAAAGGTGCTGACATATTATTCTATTTGGTCATTACTTATGTGATGGTTGCTGGGAGTTGGTGGTCTTATCTTTTGTATATCAAAAACTCGGATGCACTTAATGCTAAAAAAGAAGTTTTGTGGTTGCAAATGAAAGAACAAGGCATCACTGACCGGCAGGTTTATCTGGAATCCGCAGAGTATACCCGTTTAATAGAGCAATATGGTCGGCAAAAATGGATGATTTTTGGCGAATCTTCTGTTTTGCTTATCCTAATTGTACTTGGTATTTGGCGAATAGCCAAAAGCCGCCAAAAAGAATTGGCTTTAGCTGAACAACAACGAAATTTTTTATTATCAATTACCCATGAATTAAAGTCCCCCATTGCTGTTATAAAATTAACCCTAGATACGTTTAACAAAAGGACACTCACCGCCGAACAAAGCAAGATGCTCACTACCAATGCTCTTGCAGACACCGACCGGCTCAATAAATTGGTAGAAGATTTGCTCTTGGCTGCGCGCGTAGATGGAGGATATCAGTATACTTTTGAATCTCTTGACTTGGGGCTCTTGCTCCAAAAGTGTATAAAAATAGCTGCTCCTAAATATAGCGGAACCATTGAATTTAATAATAATGTTGGAGATGCAACCCTCAACAGAGGTGATCAAACTACTTTATCTTCTGTTTTTTTAAATATTATAGAAAATGCTATAAAGTATGCCCCCAATACTTCAAAAATTATTATTAGCTTGATGCAAAATAAGGAAAATACTTATTGTGTCGAAATTTCCGATTTTGGTCCAGGAATTTCTAAACTGGAACGTGAAAATATTTTTGAAAAATTTTATCGAATTGGCAATGAAGATACGAGAAAAACAAAGGGTACTGGATTAGGATTGTACATTGTTAAGCAAATAGTAAAAGCACACAAAGGCAATGTTAGTATCAAAAGTAATCAACCTACTGGTAGTATTTTTACCATTTCTTTGCCTAAAGCATGA
- a CDS encoding response regulator transcription factor, with the protein MAVRIFLVEDEISIRDALKLNLELEGYEVVTTGDGKQVLKMFKEQHFDIVLLDIMLPEVSGLELCEQIRLVNMDIPIIFLTAKDTTADKVTGLKKGADDYIVKPFNLEELLLRIQILLKRSQGKTSTSLDSFEFGDNKANFKTFEATGKQGDFKLTKKEAMLLKLLIERRGEVVSRQQILQSVWGYDVYPSTRTIDNFILSFRKYFEEDPKSPKFFHSVRGVGYKFVTEEG; encoded by the coding sequence ATGGCAGTACGAATTTTTTTAGTCGAAGATGAAATTAGCATCCGAGATGCACTCAAATTAAATTTAGAATTAGAAGGCTACGAAGTTGTCACCACTGGTGATGGAAAACAAGTCTTAAAAATGTTCAAAGAACAACACTTTGATATTGTATTGTTAGATATCATGTTGCCTGAAGTTAGCGGTTTGGAACTTTGTGAGCAAATCAGGTTGGTTAATATGGATATTCCAATTATCTTTTTAACCGCAAAAGATACAACCGCAGACAAGGTTACAGGACTCAAAAAAGGCGCTGACGATTATATTGTCAAACCTTTTAACTTAGAAGAATTGTTGCTTAGAATTCAAATTTTGCTCAAACGCAGCCAAGGCAAAACGAGCACTTCTTTGGATAGCTTTGAATTTGGAGATAACAAAGCTAATTTTAAAACATTTGAAGCAACAGGCAAACAAGGTGATTTTAAATTGACAAAAAAAGAGGCCATGCTTCTAAAACTGCTGATTGAACGCCGTGGTGAAGTCGTGTCTAGACAACAAATTTTACAAAGTGTTTGGGGCTATGATGTCTATCCTTCTACTAGAACAATTGATAATTTTATCTTATCTTTCCGCAAATATTTCGAAGAGGATCCCAAATCTCCTAAGTTTTTCCACTCTGTCCGTGGCG